DNA from Methylobacterium currus:
GGCCTTCCGCGAAGCCCTCGGGCCGGAAGTCGCGGGCCTGCACCGTCTCGATGCCGAAGCTCGCGCGCTGCTGCTTGCTCGGCCGGAAGACCGGCTCTCCGTGCGCCTCGCCGGCCTCCGGCGCCTGGCCCTCGACGCCCTGGCGCTGGACGAGGAGCGCTTCGAGGCGCTCGCGCACGGGCGCGAGGGCGGGCACGAACCCGATCGCGGCGCCGGCGCCGGCGAGGAGCAGGAGCGTGACGGCCCGGCCGAGGCCGAGGCCGAGGCCGCGCCGCCGGCGCGCCGGCGCCTCCGTCGTCAGAGGGTTGTTCGTGTCCATCGCGCGCCGACCATTCGCCGGGGCGGTGCGGCCGGGTCCTCGGAGCGCCCGGCCGCTTCCCTGCGGGGAGCGGCCGGGATCATCCCGGGCCGGCCGATCGGCCCCTGTCTGTGCCTCAAATCCTGGGTCCACGGGCGTCCTGCCCTGTCCCTGCGTCAATTCCATGACAGAGGGGAGTATCGAGGCGGGGTCCGGGACGGGGCGCCGCGCTTCGCGGGCGGCGCCCCGCTCTGGTCTCTTGGCGAGCAAACCGAAGCCGAGTCAAGGATGCGCGGCCGCGCATCCGCCCGCGGCGGCCGGGTGCCATCCGGCCCTGCCGCGGCCCCGGTTCGACGGGAAAAATGCCTCGAACGCGAACGGCTTACGGCCGGCGCGAAAAAATTTTCGACGGCATGGATTAATCCGTCAGGCCGAGGCGAAACGGGCGCGTGCGGCGCCGGACCGGCGCCTTGACCTTAGGGACGGTCTGCCCGAGGCTTCCGGGTCCCGCGCGGCTGTTCCGCGCGTGCAACCCCGCATGACCCGCATGTCCGTCCGCGACCCGATTCTCCACAGCGTGCCGATCGCCGAGCTGCGCCCGACCCAGATGACGGTCGGCTACCGGGAGGTCGAGGCCAAGCGCAAGCGCTGGCGCGAGATCGACGACAAGGACCGCGAGACGTTCCTCGGCTCGCACATGATCCCGGTCCTGCTCGGGCCGAAGAAGCGCCGCTACGTCATCGACCACCACCACCTCGCCCGCGCGCTGCAGGAGGAGGGCGTGGAGAACGTGCTCACCACCGTGGTGGCCGACCTCCACCACCTCGAGAAGGACGCCTTCTGGGTCGTGGCCGACCACCGTGCCTGGGTCCACCCTTACGACGTGGACGGCGTGCGCCGCGACGTCGGCGATCTCCCTAAGCGCATCGAGGATCTCGCCGACGACCCCTTCCGCAGCCTCGCCGGCGAATTGCGCCGCGCCGGGGGCTTCGCCAAGGAGACGACGCCGTTCAGCGAGTTCCTGTGGGCCGACTTCCTGCGCCGGCACATCAAGCGCAAGGACGTGAAGCAGGACTTTTCCGAAGCGCTGGAGGAGGCCCTGGCCCTCGCCCGCTCCAAGGACGCGGCGTACCTGCCGGGCTGGTGCGGGCCGCACGAGGAGTGAAGCCTTCATCCGGCCATGGAGACACCCTCCGCGTCATCCCGGGTTCTCGACTGCGTCGAGCCTCGGGATGACGTCGAGAGACATCGATGGAAGGGCCCACTTGCGGAAGGTCTCGGCTCACCCCCGCCGATGCGCGAGACAAGCGCTCCCCTCCCATCAAGTTCATTTGCCGCAGGCGACCATCCGGCCTAACCTTCAGGCCGGCGCGAGGCGCGTCGCGCCGGTACGGGGGACCTCCGTCATGTTCGATTCGCTCCTGAAGAGCATCGGCGCCGATCCGGTCGACAACGAGACCCACTTCTACAAGTTCACCCCTAAGCCCGACATCACGGCCTACGAGCTGGCCTTGATCCTGCGTCGCTTCGGAGCACTCACGGCCGGCGCGGCGCCGCTGCACGGCGTGATGCTGATGCCGTGGGAGAGCCTGGAGGACGAGTACGCCCGGCACTTCGAGCTGGCGCCGCACGGCATGTTCCAAGGCTGACCCTGTTCGAAGGCTGATCCCGTTCCAAGGCTGACCCGGCTTTCCAAGCCTGACCGGGGCCGGCCTGCGGCGCGAGCCCGCGGCTGCGCCACGGCGATCCGCTTCGCTGCGGCGCCGCGGCAACACTCGGTTTACCATTCCGTCCGATGGTCGGGGCTGGTGAACGAGGGGCCCTGCAAGCCATGATGTCCCGTGCGGAACGCTCGCATCTCGGCGACTGGTGGTGGACCGTCGACCGGGCGCTGCTCGCCGGCCTCGGCGTGCTGATGACGGCCGGCCTGGTCTTCCTGATGGCCGGCGGCCCGCCGGTGGCCGAGCGCCTCGGCCTGCCGACCTTCCACTTCCTCAACCGGCAGGTGATGTACCTGCTGCCGACGATCGCCCTGATCCTGGCGGTGTCGTTCCTGTCCCTGCGCCACATCCGGCGCATGGCGCTCGTCACCTACGGCCTCGGCATCGTGCTGTGCATCGCGGCCACCAAGTACGGGCCCGAGATCAAGGGCGCGCATCGCTGGATCCAGTTCGGCCCGATCGGCGTCCAGCCCTCCGAGTTCGTCAAGCCCGCCTTCGTGATCCTGGCCGCCTGGGCCTTCGCGGAGGGCGCGCGCCGGCGCGACATGCCGGGCGGCACCCTCGCGGTGCTGCTCCTGCCGATGACCATCGTGCCCCTCATCCTGCAGCCGGATTTCGGCCAGACCATGCTGGTCACCATGGTGTGGTGCTCCATGGTGTTCGTGGCCGGGCTGCACTGGTTCTGGGTCGGCGGGCTCGGCGGGGCCGGCCTCATCGGCGTGGCGGCGGCCTACCAGTTCCTGCCCCACGTGCGGGCCCGCATCACCCGCTTCATGGACAAGGATTCGGGTGACAACTTCCAGACCTTCTGGTCGCAGGAATCGTTCAATTCCGGCGGCTGGTTCGGCACCGGCCCGGGCGAGGGCGTCGCCAAGCGTCACCTGCCCGACGCCCATACCGACTTCATCTTCTCGGTGGCGGGCGAGGAATTCGGCGTCATCGTCTGCATCGGCATCGTGCTCCTGTTCGCCTTCATCGTGATGCGCGGCCTGATGCTGGCGCGGCGCAGCGACGACATCTTCTGCCGCCTGGCCATCACGGGGCTGACCGCCCTGTTCGGCCTTCAGGCCTGCATCAACATGGCGGTGAACACCCGGATGATGCCGGCCAAGGGCATGACCCTGCCGTTCATCTCCTATGGCGGCTCGTCGCTGATCTCGCTCGCCCTCGGGATGGGCTTCCTCGTCGCCCTCACCCGGCGCCGGCCGCGCACGACGCTCCTCTCCCGCGACGAGGGCTCGGCGCGCTGAAGCACCCCGAGGGGTGACCGCGAGGGCCCGCCGTGACACACGGGGGCCCCTCGACGCCGATCCTTGACCGGAGACCTCATGCTTAGCCCCCGCACACCGGCCGCCCGATGACCGTCGCCCAGCCCCGCGTCCTGCTCGCCGCCGGCGGCACCGGCGGCCACCTGTTCCCGGCCGAGGCCCTGGCCCTGCGCCTGCGCGAGCGCGGCATCCGGGTCGTGCTCGCCACCGACAGCCGGGTCGCGGCGCTCTCCGGCGAGTTCCCGGCCTCGGAGATCGTGGCGGTGCCCTCCGCGACCCCGTCGAGCGGACGCTCCCCCTTGCGCCGCCTCGCCGCCTTCGCGACCCTCGGGCGCGGCTTCGCGGCGGCTCTGCGCGAGGTGCGCCGCCTCAACCCGGCGGTCGTGGTGGGTTTTGGCGGCTACCCCACCGTGCCGCCGCTGCTCGCCGCCCAGATGCTGCGGGTGCCGACCCTGCTGCACGAGCAGAACGCCGTGATGGGCCGCGCCAACGGCTTCCTGGCCCGCGGCGCGACCGTCATCGCCACGGGGTTCCCCGAGGTGCGGGGCGTGCCCGCCAAGGCCACGGCGCGGCGCGTCCATACCGGCAACCCCGTGCGCCCGGCGGTGCTGGCGGCGGCCGAGATGCCGTACCCCGGCGTCGGCCCCGACGCCCCGCTCCAGCTCCTCGCCTTCGGCGGCAGCCAGGGCGCCCGGGTGATGAGCGACGTGGTGCCCGAGGCCGTCGTCCGGCTGCCCGAGCCCTTGCGCGCCCGCCTCACGGTGATCCAGCAGGCTCGGGCCGAGGACCTCGCCCGGGTGCAGACGCTCTACGAGGGCGCGGGCCTCGCCGCCTTCACGGTGGCGCCGTTCTTCAAGGACCTGCCGGCCAAGATGGCCTCGTCCCACCTCGTCGTGGCACGTTCCGGCGCCTCGACGGTAGCGGAGCTGGCGGTGATCGGGCGCCCGTCGATCCTGGTGCCGCTGCCCGGCGCCCTCGACCAGGACCAGGCGGCGAACGCCGCGGTGCTGGGCCGGATCGGCGCCGCCTTTCCCAGACCACAAACGGACTTCACCCCTGAGCGGCTGGCCGCCGATCTCGGCGCGCTGCTCGGCGATCCCGACCGGCTCGCCAAGGCAGCCGCCGCCGCCAAGGGGGCCGGCCTGCCCGATGCCGCCGAGCGCCTCGCCGCCCTGGTGGTCGAGACCGCCATCGCGGCCCGCTAGCGGCCGTCCAGAGCCTCACCCGATCGCCGCGCGATCGGGTGAGGCTCTGGGTTTTTGATTGTGCCGCATTTTCTGCGACGAGCCGGTCTCCGCTTCGTCGGAAAATGCTCTCGTGAACAAGAAGACTTTGAGGACCCCGACTCCATGAAGCTGCCGAACAAGCTCGGACCCATCCACTTCATCGGCATCGGCGGCATCGGCATGTCCGGCATCGCCGAGGTGATGCACAATCTCGGCTACACGGTGCAGGGCTCGGACGCGTCCGACAACGCCAATGTCCGTCGCCTCGCCGA
Protein-coding regions in this window:
- a CDS encoding ParB-like protein; its protein translation is MSVRDPILHSVPIAELRPTQMTVGYREVEAKRKRWREIDDKDRETFLGSHMIPVLLGPKKRRYVIDHHHLARALQEEGVENVLTTVVADLHHLEKDAFWVVADHRAWVHPYDVDGVRRDVGDLPKRIEDLADDPFRSLAGELRRAGGFAKETTPFSEFLWADFLRRHIKRKDVKQDFSEALEEALALARSKDAAYLPGWCGPHEE
- a CDS encoding FtsW/RodA/SpoVE family cell cycle protein, which translates into the protein MMSRAERSHLGDWWWTVDRALLAGLGVLMTAGLVFLMAGGPPVAERLGLPTFHFLNRQVMYLLPTIALILAVSFLSLRHIRRMALVTYGLGIVLCIAATKYGPEIKGAHRWIQFGPIGVQPSEFVKPAFVILAAWAFAEGARRRDMPGGTLAVLLLPMTIVPLILQPDFGQTMLVTMVWCSMVFVAGLHWFWVGGLGGAGLIGVAAAYQFLPHVRARITRFMDKDSGDNFQTFWSQESFNSGGWFGTGPGEGVAKRHLPDAHTDFIFSVAGEEFGVIVCIGIVLLFAFIVMRGLMLARRSDDIFCRLAITGLTALFGLQACINMAVNTRMMPAKGMTLPFISYGGSSLISLALGMGFLVALTRRRPRTTLLSRDEGSAR
- a CDS encoding UDP-N-acetylglucosamine--N-acetylmuramyl-(pentapeptide) pyrophosphoryl-undecaprenol N-acetylglucosamine transferase; amino-acid sequence: MTVAQPRVLLAAGGTGGHLFPAEALALRLRERGIRVVLATDSRVAALSGEFPASEIVAVPSATPSSGRSPLRRLAAFATLGRGFAAALREVRRLNPAVVVGFGGYPTVPPLLAAQMLRVPTLLHEQNAVMGRANGFLARGATVIATGFPEVRGVPAKATARRVHTGNPVRPAVLAAAEMPYPGVGPDAPLQLLAFGGSQGARVMSDVVPEAVVRLPEPLRARLTVIQQARAEDLARVQTLYEGAGLAAFTVAPFFKDLPAKMASSHLVVARSGASTVAELAVIGRPSILVPLPGALDQDQAANAAVLGRIGAAFPRPQTDFTPERLAADLGALLGDPDRLAKAAAAAKGAGLPDAAERLAALVVETAIAAR